The genome window TTCCCTGCCCAATGGACTATCCATCCATCGGAACACCTGCGGTACTGGAGTATAGTTGATTTTAAACATTGGGTTAAAGAGCTTGGATTTTATGTTGAAAAGTACTATGTCTATGATGGTTTTCCTTTACTATGGAAAATATTCCCGAATTTATTCGGGCTTTCAACTGTTTTTGTAATAAAAAAGGTTAAGTAAAAAAGTTATGCAAAATAGCTATAAATCAATAATAAGGTCACTTTTGTTTTTCGGAAATAAAGTTACTTGCCCCTGTTGCGGGGGGAATTTCCGCAGATTTTTGCCCATGAATAACAGGGATGATGTCCGTTGTCCAAAATGCGAATCATTGGAAAGACAGCGTTCTTTATGGCTGTATCTTAAAAATAAGACGAATATTTTAGCAGATAATTTAAAAGTCCTGCATGTTGCTCCCGTAGGCCCGGAAAAAATTATAAGGAATAATTTGGAAGCGTTTCCTACCATAGTTTATGTCGGCGCGGACTTAAAATCTTCAGAAGTCCCGATAAAGATGGATATCACGGATATTAAATACGCAGATAATTACTTTGATGTAATTTTATGCGTCCATGTACTGGAACATGTCATTGATGACTTGAAAGCTATGAAAGAACTTTTCAGGGTATTGAAGCCGGGAGGCTGGGCGATTATTTTGGCGCCTATCGGCGCGGGTTTGGAAATAACTTTGGAAGAGACAGATTTGACGGATCCAAAAAAACAAACAGAAAAGTTCGGGATGCCGGGGCATATAAGGATTTATGGCAAGGATTATAAAGAAAGGCTTGAAAAAGCAGGGTTCAATGTAAAAATTGACACCTATATCAGGGATTTAGGAAGTGAAATATTGAA of Elusimicrobiota bacterium contains these proteins:
- a CDS encoding methyltransferase domain-containing protein produces the protein MQNSYKSIIRSLLFFGNKVTCPCCGGNFRRFLPMNNRDDVRCPKCESLERQRSLWLYLKNKTNILADNLKVLHVAPVGPEKIIRNNLEAFPTIVYVGADLKSSEVPIKMDITDIKYADNYFDVILCVHVLEHVIDDLKAMKELFRVLKPGGWAIILAPIGAGLEITLEETDLTDPKKQTEKFGMPGHIRIYGKDYKERLEKAGFNVKIDTYIRDLGSEILKKYGMNIEDDMYVCTKANI